A portion of the Bombus terrestris chromosome 3, iyBomTerr1.2, whole genome shotgun sequence genome contains these proteins:
- the LOC100649123 gene encoding sodium/potassium-transporting ATPase subunit beta-2: MEGKKVEQYYTPPPKLGKWEGFRVFLWNSETGQFLGRTGASWAKILLFYVIFYAVLAGFFGAMLTVFYQTLDPNAPKWQLDNSLIGSNPGLGFRPMPPSSNVESTLIWYKASDEGNFLHWTRELDKFLEEYQKPATSTNGAQKRMMCDYGKPPAAGKVCDVDMSTWGQCTKKHKYGYNKSAPCIFLKLNKIFGWKPEYYNDTKNLPSTMPTDLQEHIKQEEHANRLDTVWVSCSGENPADVENMGAIQYIPRRGFPGYYFPFTNTPGYLSPLVAVFFEKPKYGVLINIECKAWAHNIIHDRFERRGSVHFELMVD, encoded by the exons ATGGAGGGTAAAAAAGTCGAACAGTATTATACTCCGCCGCCGAAGCTTGGTAAATGGGAGGGTTTTAGGGTCTTTTTATGGAACTCCGAGACTGGACAGTTCCTGGGGCGCACAGGCGCTAGTTGGG CCAAAATCTTGTTATTCTACGTTATTTTTTATGCGGTACTGGCTGGTTTCTTCGGAGCGATGTTAACTGTTTTCTACCAGACGTTAGACCCGAATGCACCGAAATGGCAATTGGACAATTCCTTGATCGGAAGCAACCCCGGACTTGGTTTTAGGCCTATGCCTCCTTCAAGCAATGTTGAAAGTACCTTAATTTGGTACAAAGCAAGTGACGAAGGCAATTTCTTACATTGGACCAGAGAATTGGATAAGTTCCTCGAAG AATACCAAAAACCTGCTACCTCGACAAACGGTGCCCAGAAGAGGATGATGTGCGACTATGGCAAACCACCAGCAGCCGGCAAAGTCTGTGACGTAGACATGAGCACATGGGGACAGTGTACGAAGAAACACAAATATGGATACAACAAATCTGCTCCTTGCATTTTCCTCAAGTTGAACAAG ATTTTCGGCTGGAAACCCGAATATTACAATGACACGAAAAATCTGCCGAGCACAATGCCAACCGATCTTCAAGAACACATCAAACAAGAGGAACACGCCAACAGATTGGATACAGTGTGGGTGTCATGTTCCGGTGAAAATCCCGCAGATGTTGAGAACATGGGTGCCATTCAATATATTCCACGTCGTGGTTTTCCTGGGTACTATTTCCCGTTCACAAATACTCCTGGATACCTTAGTCCCCTGGTAGCTGTCTTCTTCGAAAAGCCTAAAT ACGGTGTGTTGATCAATATCGAATGTAAAGCTTGGGCGCACAATATCATTCATGACAGATTCGAGAGGCGTGGTTCGGTACATTTCGAACTGATGGTGGATTAA
- the LOC100648888 gene encoding zinc finger CCHC domain-containing protein 2 — protein sequence MVCKENVVSWFGNLSSYKRIDVMCTLLNMCLPFEVRYLGTCVEDIGKRDYNDLRDTEHHANSATDLAELTTLGVADKRTRRKLALYMALLHSCNYACAVILYKNLSNFDYQEISNLLNGTTFTPDDQPLEELLLLYTMALNHPAFTYEQKSVFGNIYIKLQEEEARLNLSKLNSSYKQTQGCAPCMNTNERLIDTEMQGSCMMAPPPMQTYHGEITMRNNTMVTGVPPGLSMPPPGLCLPTPEQMPMGSGGATQYLHLGFPSVNHMPPWTGQVMMGNQLMYHTGDMLAYPPSPLVSRQSSPSQSRSPSRSNSPMGRRNNTMPRTSSQVTQSTSNTLTSTSASNSQTSICSSNANSLPPLPTLGTNRSHPSQPPLLPSRSVPLSISSSTTFSRHNSIENTPSTLIPAAPQSKQPPPPRLRSSISGDSLRETLGKEMPNLKGNLQNFSLDEIRRMSDEDLREIGLTQNAVGQLRSIVKSQTTNGLNQISTDKKLDSTSSTTHTVVDSVENEAIPGMEMLNDNGNQSSKSMPLQEQHPAMHHHHNHAATPNLRRYPTMPPLDPAQIQMYPAPPPMYAAQNAPCYACLTLPVAGVQNRYSRCNAQHVYCLTQLQALRLDPENSRHCSQSSSSDSTGSRSPPETPPAAPWVSGSESNPPPVTDHLSSAPVHSTSAVSHPASQQPIQSGPERQRTRRNQTHVMRHKNQMVNGGGPPNLSQCVSFPTPPSQSQVTYLPHGHFPALRPSSGIYSNFSHGPYARPAYPTTYQPNGEMMYQYPGHPSSGGTPPPPPNAAATPVQAPYMPPTPIVTYAPAAVPPTKISCYNCGSSSHLAVDCKDQTMEDLTKKAQYRLDYSIMKQPGECPNSDK from the exons TTATAAACGCATCGATGTCATGTGCACGTTATTAAACATGTGCCTGCCATTTGAAGTACGATACCTTGGCACTTGTGTAGAGGATATTGGTAAACGGGACTACAATGATCTCCGTGACACGGAACATCATGCAAACAGTGCCACTGACCTTGCCGAGTTAACAACCTTAGGTGTGGCAGATAAACGCACACGAAGGAAACTTGCGCTCTATATGGCATTATTGCATTCTTGTAATTATGCATGTGCTGTAATCTTGTACAAGAATTTGTCAAATTTTGACTACCAAGAAATCTCTAACCTATTAAATGGGACCACCTTTACACCGGATGATCAACCACTTGAAGAACTGCTCTTATTGTATACAATGGCTTTAAATCATCCAGCATTTACATATGAGCAGAAAAGTGTCTTCGGTAACATTTACATAAAGCTTCAAGAAGAAGAAGCTCGTCTGAATCTTTCAAAGTTAAATTCATCTTACAAACAAACACAA GGTTGCGCACCATGTATGAATACAAACGAAAGATTAATAGACACAGAGATGCAAGGCAGTTGTATGATGGCTCCACCACCAATGCAAACTTATCATG GAGAAATAACAATGAGAAATAATACCATGGTAACTGGTGTTCCCCCTGGTCTTTCCATGCCTCCACCTGGATTATGCCTGCCAACTCCAGAACAAATGCCAATGGGATCAGGTGGTGCAACACAATACCTTCACCTTGGCTTTCCATCAGTAAATCACATGCCACCATGGACAGGTCAGGTTATGATGGGGAATCAACTGATGTATCACACTGGCGACATGTTGGCTTATCCACCTTCCCCCTTAGTCAGCCGTCAATCGTCACCATCCCAGTCTCGATCTCCTAGTCGCAGTAATTCCCCAATGGGTCgcagaaataatacaatgccgCGCACCTCTTCGCAAGTGACTCAGTCTACTTCGAATACCTTAACATCAACGAGTGCCTCTAACAGTCAAACAAGCATCTGCAGCTCAAATGCCAATTCCCTTCCACCACTTCCCACATTGGGTACGAACAGAAGTCATCCTAGTCAACCTCCATTGCTTCCATCACGCTCTGTTCCCTTGTCTATCAGCAGTTCTACTACTTTTTCACGCCATAATAGCATCGAGAATACTCCTTCTACCTTAATTCCGGCAGCACCTCAATCAAAACAACCTCCACCACCACGACTGCGATCTTCAATTTCTGGTGATTCTTTACGAGAAACGTTAGGAAAAGAAATGCCAAATCTCAAAGGCAACTTGCAGAATTTTTCTCTCGACGAG ATCCGAAGAATGAGTGATGAGGACTTGAGGGAAATAGGATTAACACAAAATGCAGTAGGGCAATTACGAAGTATAGTTAAGAGTCAAACTACTAACGGCTTAAATCAAATTTCTACTGATAAAAAATTAGATAGTACTAGCAGCACAACACATACAGTTGTAGATTCAGTTGAAAATGAG gCTATACCGGGAATGGAGATGTTGAATGATAATGGAAATCAAAGCAGTAAGTCAATGCCATTACAGGAACAGCATCCAGCGATGCATCATCATCATAATCATGCAGCTACACCTAATTTACGGCGATATCCTACTATGCCACCATTAGATCCTGCGCAAATACAAATGTATCCTGCACCGCCACCGATGTATGCTGCACAAAATGCACCATGCTATGCCTGTCTTACATTACCTGTCGCCGGGGTACAAAATCGATATTCAAG gTGTAATGCTCAACACGTATATTGTTTAACACAATTACAAGCCTTGAGGTTAGATCCTGAAAATAGCAGGCACTGTTCACAGAGTAGTAGTTCTGATAGTACTGGTAGTAGATCTCCGCCAGAGACTCCTCCGGCAGCACCGTGGGTGAGCGGCAGTGAGAGCAATCCACCGCCAGTTACTGATCATCTTAGTTCTGCACCGGTACATTCTACAAGTGCAGTATCACATCCAGCATCCCAACAACCTATACAATCGGGCCCGGAAAGGCAACGTACTAGAAGAAATCAGACACATGTAATGCGTCATAAAAATCAAATGGTGAACGGCGGTGGGCCACCGAATCTTTCACAATGCGTTTCCTTTCCCACGCCACCTTCGCAGTCGCAGGTCACGTATCTGCCGCATGGTCATTTTCCGGCTTTGAGACCGAGTAGTGGTATTTATTCTAACTTCTCACATGGACCGTACGCAAGACCAGCTTATCCGACCACGTACCAACCGAATGGTGAAATGATGTATCAATATCCTGGACATCCATCCTCAGGAGGaacaccaccacctccaccgaATGCAGCCGCGACACCTGTTCAGGCGCCGTATATGCCACCTACTCCGATTGTTACATATGCACCAGCTGCCGTCCCACCAACGAAAATTTCGTGTTATAATTGTGGCAGTAGTAGTCATCTTGCAGTTGACTGTAAAGATCAAACCATGGAAGATCTTACCAAAAAAG ctCAATACCGCTTAGATTACAGTATAATGAAACAACCTGGAGAGTGCCCAAATTCTGACAAGTGA